A genomic stretch from Pararhizobium sp. IMCC21322 includes:
- a CDS encoding peptide ABC transporter substrate-binding protein, producing the protein MYHGFLKSIAAFAVSAVLISPLSAAILNIHNGGDPTSLDPHKVSGDWENRIVGDIFEGLLTEDRGAQPIPGQAESWTISEDGLTYTFSLREGIVWTDGTPVTAGDFEFALQRLVDPATAADYAYLQYPIMNAEEINGGTISDLGELGVKALDDTTLEITLKQPTPYFLGALTHYTAYPVPRHVVEDKGADWVKLDNIVTNGPYRPTEWVPGSHVTTVRNDTYYNAANLKIESAKFFVLEDASAALKRYRAGDFDIMTEFPTDQYEWMQTNMPGEPQVAAFAGLYYYVVNHNKPPFDNADVRQALAMSINREVIGPQILGTGELPAYSWVPPGMANYGEPAYFSWKDLPYGEKVAEAKALLENAGFDADNPLALQLRYNTNENHKRIAVAVAAMWKQLGIEVSLYNTEVKVHYDELQRNIVDIGRAGWLADYNDAHNFLNLLETGIPNNYGRFSNAEYDALMTQSNGIVDLKKRAELMKQAEQIALDQTAAIPIYYYLSRNVVSPKVKGFENNVFDIHRTRWLELAE; encoded by the coding sequence ATGTATCACGGCTTCTTGAAATCGATAGCAGCGTTTGCAGTCTCGGCAGTTCTGATTTCCCCATTGTCGGCAGCAATACTGAATATCCACAATGGTGGCGATCCAACGTCACTCGATCCGCACAAGGTTTCCGGCGACTGGGAAAACCGGATCGTTGGCGATATCTTTGAAGGCCTTCTGACCGAGGATCGCGGTGCGCAACCAATTCCCGGACAGGCGGAAAGCTGGACCATTTCTGAAGACGGTCTGACCTACACATTCAGCCTGCGCGAGGGCATCGTATGGACCGATGGAACACCTGTTACGGCAGGTGATTTTGAGTTTGCTCTTCAGCGGCTTGTGGATCCGGCAACTGCGGCAGATTATGCTTATCTGCAATATCCGATTATGAATGCAGAAGAGATCAATGGCGGCACAATCTCCGATCTGGGCGAATTGGGTGTCAAAGCCCTGGACGACACAACTCTGGAAATCACGCTGAAACAGCCGACGCCCTATTTTCTGGGCGCGCTGACCCATTACACCGCCTATCCGGTGCCAAGGCATGTCGTCGAGGATAAGGGTGCCGACTGGGTCAAACTCGATAACATCGTGACCAATGGTCCTTACCGGCCAACCGAATGGGTTCCAGGCTCTCACGTGACAACAGTCAGGAACGACACCTATTACAATGCAGCCAATCTGAAAATCGAAAGCGCAAAATTTTTCGTTCTGGAAGATGCATCCGCTGCCCTGAAGCGGTATCGCGCTGGTGATTTCGACATCATGACCGAGTTTCCGACCGATCAGTATGAATGGATGCAGACGAACATGCCGGGCGAGCCACAGGTCGCGGCTTTTGCCGGGCTGTATTACTATGTGGTCAACCACAACAAGCCCCCGTTTGACAATGCAGATGTGCGGCAGGCACTGGCGATGTCGATCAATCGGGAAGTGATTGGCCCGCAGATATTGGGCACGGGCGAATTGCCGGCCTATTCCTGGGTGCCGCCTGGCATGGCCAATTACGGCGAGCCAGCCTATTTCAGCTGGAAAGACCTGCCTTACGGCGAGAAAGTTGCCGAAGCGAAAGCATTATTGGAAAATGCCGGGTTTGATGCCGACAATCCACTGGCGCTTCAATTGCGCTACAACACCAACGAAAACCACAAGCGGATTGCAGTTGCCGTTGCTGCCATGTGGAAGCAACTGGGCATTGAAGTGAGCCTCTATAACACTGAGGTTAAGGTGCATTATGATGAATTGCAGCGCAATATTGTCGATATTGGGCGCGCTGGCTGGTTGGCCGATTACAATGATGCACATAATTTCCTCAACCTGCTGGAAACTGGTATTCCGAACAATTACGGTCGCTTCAGCAATGCTGAGTACGATGCGCTGATGACACAATCCAACGGCATCGTTGATCTGAAAAAACGGGCCGAACTGATGAAGCAGGCGGAGCAAATTGCTCTGGATCAGACCGCCGCCATTCCAATCTACTACTATTTGTCACGCAATGTTGTGTCGCCGAAGGTCAAGGGCTTTGAGAACAACGTCTTCGACATTCACCGCACAAGATGGCTGGAGCTTGCCGAATAA